One region of Camelina sativa cultivar DH55 chromosome 6, Cs, whole genome shotgun sequence genomic DNA includes:
- the LOC104792641 gene encoding alanine--glyoxylate aminotransferase 2 homolog 2, mitochondrial yields the protein MQRLAAKRSVQNISVSLWRRCLSSTSQATAAAPVKDSDEFQARLPPFDYTPPPYTGPSADVILAKRKEFLSPSMFCLYRKPLNIVDGKMQYLFDESGRRYLDAFAGIAVVNCGHCHPGVVEPVIEQIKRLQHPTVLYLNHAIAELSEALASKLPGDLNVVFFTNSGTEANELALMMAKLYTGCQDIVSVRNGYHGNAAATMGATGHSSWKFNVVQTGVHHAVNADPYRGVFGSDGEKYAKDLQDLIQYGTTGHIAGFIFEAIQGVGGIVELAPGYLSAAYDTVKKAGGLFIADEVQSGFARTGNFWGFEAHNVVPDIVTMAKGIGNGFPLGAVVTTPEIAGVLTRRSYFNTFGGNAVATTAGLAVLKVIEREKLQENAAMVGSYLKDKLVQLKGKHEIIGDVRGRGLMLGVELVSDRKLKTPAAAETLHIMDQMKELGVLVGKGGYFGNVFRITPPLCFTKDDADYLVEAMDYSMSKM from the exons atgCAGAGACTCGCGGCGAAAAGATCGGTGCAAAACATCTCCGTTTCCCTTTGGCGACGATGCCTCTCATCGACGTCTCAGGCCACGGCGGCTGCTCCCGTTAAGGATTCTGATGAGTTTCAGGCGAGGCTTCCTCCGTTTGATTACACTCCTCCGCCGTATACTGGCCCTTCAGCCGATGTTATCCTTGCTAAAAGGAAGGAGTTTCTCAGTCCTTCCATGTTCTGTCTCTATCGCAAACCG TTGAACATTGTGGATGGGAAGATGCAGTATCTATTTGATGAGAGTGGTCGGAGGTACTTAGATGCATTTGCTGGGATTGCAGTTGTGAACTGTGGACATTGTCATCCAGGCGTGGTGGAGCCAGTGATTGAACAAATCAAGAGACTTCAGCATCCTACTGTTCTTTACCTTAACCATGCCATTGCTGAGTTATCTGAGGCTTTAGCTTCTAAACTCCCTGGTGATCTAAACGTGGTGTTTTTCACCAACTCAGGGACAGAGGCTAATGAATTGGCACTCATGATGGCTAAATTGTACACTGGATGTCAAGATATTGTGTCGGTTCGAAACGGGTATCATGGTAATGCGGCTGCAACAATGGGGGCTACTGGTCATAGCTCGTGGAAGTTTAATGTGGTTCAGACTGGAGTTCATCATGCTGTGAACGCGGATCCTTATAGAGGTGTGTTTGGTTCTGATGGAGAGAAGTATGCAAAGGATTTGCAAGATCTCATTCAATATGGCACCACAGGACACATTGCTGGCTTTATTTTCGAAGCTATTCAG GGAGTTGGAGGGATTGTGGAGCTAGCTCCAGGCTATTTGTCAGCTGCTTACGACACTGTTAAGAAAGCTGGAGGATTGTTCATTGCCGATGAAGTTCAGTCTGGATTCGCTCGTACTGGTAATTTCTGGGGATTTGAGGCTCACAATGTTGTCCCTGACATAGTAACCATGGCAAAG GGAATTGGGAACGGGTTTCCATTGGGAGCGGTTGTGACAACTCCAGAGATAGCAGGAGTATTGACTCGTCGTAGCTACTTCAATACATTTGGTGGAAATGCTGTGGCTACTACAGCTGGTCTTGCTGTTCTGAAGgtgattgagagagagaagcttcAGGAAAATGCAGCAATGGTCGGATCTTATCTGAAAGATAAACTCGTTCAGCTGAAAGGGAAGCACGAAA TTATTGGGGATGTACGGGGAAGAGGACTGATGCTTGGAGTAGAGCTGGTGAGTGATCGCAAGCTTAAGACTCCTGCAGCCGCTGAGACTCTGCACATTATGGATCAAATGAAAG AATTGGGCGTGTTGGTTGGAAAAGGAGGCTACTTTGGAAATGTCTTTAGAATCACACCACCTCTCTGCTTCACTAAGGATGACGCAG ATTATCTCGTGGAAGCAATGGACTACTCAATGTCGAAGatgtga
- the LOC104699299 gene encoding putative F-box protein At5g41510: MTTSMISNLPRDLIEEIISRLPLKSMKAVCLTCKSWDYLSKSESFRKKHIGKATRKGESMMIAMMPHNLYLMSGFVDDVDPSIEHKGQISFPSKQVSIDRLFHYEGLILCILKDVTRIVVWNPYLGQTRWINLRFSHRPDIWDIFCYGLGYEDKESCRSLKLLRFVDFLKIAPEEQFCWYEIYDFDSGLWTTLDVAPHWTIYCSSSSVSLKGNSYWCAKGRSSEGFVTDHIICFDFTRERFGPLLPLPSVLRDREYEYVTLSCVKEEQLAALFQHNKQRDVNILS; the protein is encoded by the coding sequence TCGATGATATCCAATCTTCCAAGAGATTTGATAGAGGAGATTATTTCTAGGCTTCCCTTGAAATCCATGAAAGCAGTGTGTTTAACTTGCAAAAGTTGGGACTATTTATCCAAAAGTGAGAGCTTTAGGAAGAAGCACATTGGTAAAGCCACAAGAAAAGGTGAGTCTATGATGATCGCCATGATGCCTCACAATCTCTATCTAATGAGCGGCTTCGTCGACGACGTTGATCCATCTATAGAGCATAAAGGTCAAATTAGCTTCCCGAGCAAACAAGTAAGCATAGATCGGCTCTTCCACTATGAGGGTTTAATATTATGCATCTTGAAAGACGTTACTAGGATTGTGGTTTGGAATCCGTATTTGGGGCAAACAAGGTGGATCAACCTTAGATTCTCTCACCGTCCAGACATATGGGACATATTTTGTTATGGTCTCGGATACGAGGATAAGGAATCTTGTCGGAGCCTTAAATTGTTGAGGTTTGtagattttcttaaaatagCGCCCGAAGAGCAATTTTGTTGGTATGAAATCTACGATTTCGATTCTGGTTTATGGACAACTCTTGACGTCGCTCCACACTGGACGATATATTGTTCAAGCAGTAGCGTTTCTCTTAAGGGAAACAGTTACTGGTGTGCTAAAGGAAGGAGCTCAGAAGGTTTTGTTACGGATCAcataatctgttttgattttacaagagagagatttgggccGCTTCTGCCTCTGCCATCTGTCCTTAGGGATCGTGAATATGAATATGTGACTTTATCTTGTGTTAAAGAAGAGCAGCTTGCAGCTTTATTTCAGCAcaacaaacaaagagatgtaAACATACTGTCTTAG
- the LOC104792642 gene encoding TOM1-like protein 2 gives MASSSASATVAVDKATSDLLLGPDWTTNMEICDSVNSLHWQAKDVVKAVKKRLQHKSPRVXFFFFFFLLETLVKNCGDYLHHQVAEKNLLGELVKIVKKKADMQVRDKILVMLDSWQQAFGGPEGKFPHYYWAYDELRRSGVEFPRRSPDASPIITPPVSHPPVRQPQGGYGVPQGGYGIPQAGYRVPQAGYGIPQAGYGAPQVGYGVPQVGYGMPSGSSRRLDEAMATEIEGLSFSSLESMRDVMDLLGDMLQAVDPSDRVAVKDEVIVDLVERCRSNQKKLMQMLTSTGDDELLGRGLDLNDSLQILLAKHDAIASGTPLPVQASGSPLSLQASKPGDSSPKSSEAKDSSSIAGSSSPIPATVSTGKSPIDESYEEEEDEFAQLARRHSKPPASVTTDPTSSESHNAASNALALALPDPPPPVNTTKEQDMIDLLSLTLSTPSTPPPPSSQPCPPPPAVSDQNTHIYPQPRPQFDSYVAPWAQPQQQQQQQQHQGYSQNQQPQQQQGYSQHQQQQGYSQPQQQQGYSQPQQTQQGYTQSQPQAQFQMQPSTRPQNPYEYPPPPWASTSANAYYTPRANASASYTDTSAGRSLQQSNSFPTRAGDPQATSAASNPGVTVGQKPFVPSYRLFEDLDVFGSADGKHNKPTNSSNGSQSLSGSQTQQSMIGGRKMI, from the exons atggcgTCGTCTTCTGCTTCAGCGACGGTGGCTGTTGATAAAGCTACCAGCGATCTTTTGTTAGGTCCTGATTGGACTACCAATATGGAAATCTGTGATTCTGTCAATTCTCTTCACTG GCAGGCGAAAGATGTAGTTAAAGCTGTTAAGAAGAGGCTACAGCATAAGAGTCCTAGAGTTNtttttttttttttttttttt CTTTTGGAGACGTTAGTGAAGAACTGTGGAGATTATTTGCACCATCAAGTTGCAGAGAAAAACTTATTAGGGGAATTGGTCAAGATTGTGAAAAAGAAG GCGGATATGCAAGTTAGAGATAAGATACTGGTCATGCTGGACTCTTGGCAGCAAGCTTTTGGTGGTCCAGAGGGCAAATTCCCGCATTATTATTGGGCATACGATGAGTTAAGG CGTTCTGGAGTTGAATTCCCCAGGCGTTCACCTGATGCGTCCCCTATAATAACACCACCAGTGAGTCATCCGCCGGTAAGACAGCCTCAGGGGGGATATGGAGTACCTCAAGGTGGTTATGGAATACCTCAAGCTGGCTATAGAGTACCTCAAGCGGGTTATGGAATACCTCAAGCAGGTTATGGAGCACCTCAAGTGGGTTATGGAGTTCCTCAAGTGGGTTATGGAATGCCTAGCGGTTCGTCGAGAAGGCTTGATGAAGCAATGGCAACTGAGATTGAGGGCTTAAG TTTTTCAAGTCTTGAGTCCATGAGGGATGTGATGGATCTCTTGGGCGACATGCTACAAGCTGTGGATCCCAGTGACCGTGTG GCTGTGAAAGATGAAGTCATTGTTGACTTGGTCGAGCGTTGTCGTTCCAATCAGAAAAAGCTGATGCAGATGCTAACCTCCACTGG GGATGATGAACTTTTGGGTCGGGGACTTGATCTAAACGACAGTCTTCAAATTCTGCTAGCTAAGCATGATGCAATAGCTTCTGGTACTCCTCTGCCAGTTCAGGCTTCTGGTTCTCCTCTGTCACTTCAGGCTTCTAAACCTGGTGATTCGAGCCCCAAATCTTCTGAAGCTAAAGATTCGAGTTCCATAGCTGGTTCTAGTTCCCCAATACCAGCCACTGTGTCTACGGGGAAAAGCCCTATTGATGAAAGTTacgaagaggaggaagatgagtTTGCGCAATTAGCTCGAAG GCATTCCAAACCGCCAGCATCTGTGACTACAGACCCCACCAGTTCAGAGTCTCATAATGCTGCAAGCAATGCTCTTGCTCTTGCTCTGCCTGACCCGCCTCCTCCAGTGAACACCACAAAGGAACAAGACATGATTGACCTATTGAGTTTGACACTGTCTACACCGTCAACTCCACCGCCTCCATCCTCTCAGCCTTGTCCTCCTCCTCCCGCTGTCTCAGATCAAAACACCCATATCTATCCACAGCCTCGACCACAGTTTGATAGCTATGTTGCTCCATGGGCACAACcccagcaacagcaacagcaacagcaacatcAGGGCTATTCTCAAAATCAACAACCTCAACAACAGCAGGGCTAttctcaacatcaacaacagcaGGGCTATTCtcaacctcaacagcaacagGGTTATTCTCAACCGCAACAGACACAGCAGGGCTATACTCAATCACAACCGCAAGCACAATTCCAGATGCAACCGTCAACTCGACCTCAGAACCCGTATGAATATCCGCCTCCACCATGGGCTTCAACATCAGCGAATGCTTACTATACTCCACGGGCTAATGCAAGTGCGTCATACACAGACACATCGGCCGGGAGATCACTGCAGCAATCCAACTCATTCCCCACAAGAGCCGGAGATCCCCAGGCAACTTCAGCTGCTAGCAATCCAGGAGTAACTGTAGGACAGAAGCCGTTTGTTCCATCCTACAGATTGTTTGAAGATCTTGATGTGTTTGGGAGCGCAGATGGGAAGCATAATAAACCGACGAACAGTAGTAATGGTTCTCAAAGCTTGTCTGGGTCTCAGACGCAGCAGAGTATGATAGGAGGAAGGaaaatgatttaa